In Pseudomonas sp. Leaf58, one DNA window encodes the following:
- a CDS encoding DUF962 domain-containing protein — protein sequence MNRTAQFRSFAEFYPYYLGEHSNPTCRRLHFVGTSLVIALLAYTIGSGKWWLLLAVPLFGYGFAWVGHFFFEKNRPATFTYPLYSLIGDFVMFRDILLGKISL from the coding sequence ATGAACCGCACAGCGCAGTTTCGCAGTTTTGCCGAGTTCTATCCGTATTACCTGGGGGAGCACAGCAACCCCACCTGCCGCCGCCTGCACTTTGTCGGCACCAGCCTGGTGATCGCTTTGCTGGCCTATACCATCGGCAGTGGCAAGTGGTGGCTGCTGCTGGCCGTGCCGCTGTTCGGCTATGGCTTTGCTTGGGTCGGGCATTTCTTTTTCGAAAAAAACCGGCCTGCGACCTTTACCTATCCGCTGTACAGCCTGATCGGGGATTTCGTGATGTTCAGGGATATCCTGCTGGGCAAGATCAGTCTTTAG
- a CDS encoding UDP-2,3-diacylglucosamine diphosphatase yields MTHAELSRPSRKQRVRTLWISDVHLGTRDCQAAHLAQFLKGHQADRVYLVGDIIDGWKLRSGIYWPQAHTNVIRRLLTMSKRGTEVIYVTGNHDEFLRRYSKLMLGNIQLVDEAEHLTADGRRLLVIHGDQFDVITRYHRWLAFLGDRAYAFTLVLNRWLNHWRARYGYGYWSLSAYLKHKVKGAVSFISDFEDAIAHECTRRGFHGVVCGHIHHAEIRKVGAVEYHNCGDWVESCTALIEHWDGTIELYRLAQAQAAAAVREPA; encoded by the coding sequence ATGACCCATGCCGAACTGTCCCGCCCCTCGCGCAAGCAGCGGGTGCGTACCTTGTGGATCTCCGATGTGCACCTGGGCACCCGCGACTGCCAGGCCGCACACCTGGCGCAGTTTCTCAAAGGCCACCAAGCCGACCGCGTCTACCTGGTGGGCGACATCATCGATGGCTGGAAGCTGCGCAGCGGGATCTACTGGCCGCAAGCCCACACCAATGTGATCCGTCGCCTACTGACCATGAGCAAGCGCGGCACCGAGGTGATCTACGTCACCGGCAACCACGATGAATTTCTGCGCCGCTATTCCAAGCTGATGCTGGGCAACATCCAGCTGGTGGACGAAGCCGAGCACCTGACCGCCGATGGCCGCCGCCTGCTGGTGATCCATGGCGACCAGTTCGATGTGATTACCCGTTACCACCGCTGGCTCGCCTTCCTGGGTGACCGTGCCTACGCGTTCACCCTGGTACTCAACCGCTGGCTCAACCATTGGCGTGCACGGTATGGCTATGGTTACTGGTCACTGTCGGCATACCTCAAGCACAAGGTGAAAGGCGCGGTGAGCTTCATCAGCGACTTCGAGGATGCCATTGCCCACGAGTGCACCCGGCGCGGCTTTCATGGCGTGGTATGCGGGCATATCCACCATGCCGAGATCCGCAAGGTGGGGGCGGTGGAGTACCACAATTGCGGGGATTGGGTGGAGTCGTGCACGGCGTTGATCGAGCATTGGGACGGCACGATCGAACTGTACCGGCTGGCGCAGGCGCAGGCAGCAGCGGCAGTGCGCGAGCCGGCGTAG
- a CDS encoding AraC family transcriptional regulator has protein sequence MTAGPILSLRHYRDSLIAHSHEHPQLVFGLRGRLEFEVQGHGAGVDRQALIVVPAGAHHTCASDGGSDCLVLDVPGEHWLREQLGEHADASRRLLDRPAALGLDDRQQQLVDWLAASPINDPLIARQGAALLLASLTPTAAASVRASQRLPYAAFDAHIEQHAAYPLQVADLARIAGLSSTRLHARFTVECGMTPMDYIRQRRLLKARRLVVQSLLPMGEIAAQVGYSSQSAFSAAMLRAFGCTPLALRREPGDN, from the coding sequence ATGACTGCCGGCCCGATCCTCTCGCTGCGCCATTACCGCGACAGCCTGATTGCCCACAGCCACGAACACCCGCAACTGGTGTTTGGCCTGCGCGGCCGCCTGGAATTCGAGGTACAGGGGCATGGCGCCGGGGTCGATCGGCAAGCGTTGATCGTGGTGCCGGCCGGCGCTCACCACACCTGCGCCAGTGATGGCGGCAGCGATTGCCTGGTGCTCGATGTACCTGGGGAACACTGGTTGCGTGAGCAGTTGGGCGAGCATGCCGATGCCAGCCGCCGCCTGCTCGACCGCCCCGCCGCGCTGGGCCTGGATGACCGCCAGCAGCAGCTGGTGGACTGGCTGGCAGCCAGCCCCATAAACGACCCGCTGATTGCCCGGCAAGGCGCGGCGTTGCTGCTCGCCAGCCTCACCCCCACGGCAGCCGCCAGCGTCCGCGCCAGCCAGCGCCTGCCCTATGCCGCGTTCGATGCGCATATCGAGCAACATGCCGCCTACCCGCTGCAGGTCGCCGACCTGGCGCGCATTGCCGGGCTATCCAGTACTCGGTTGCATGCGCGCTTTACTGTGGAATGCGGGATGACACCGATGGACTACATTCGCCAGCGGCGCTTGCTCAAGGCGCGGCGGCTGGTGGTGCAGAGCCTGCTGCCGATGGGTGAGATTGCTGCGCAGGTGGGGTACAGCTCGCAGAGTGCGTTTTCGGCGGCGATGCTGCGGGCGTTTGGTTGTACGCCTTTGGCTTTGCGGCGAGAGCCTGGCGACAATTGA
- a CDS encoding DMT family transporter, whose product MNHRTALGALHIGALFFGLTGVFGKLAASASPAIIVFGRAAFAVIALALFASLAGPGWQRLSGQDVRRLLLGGVLLASHWVSFFIAVKVGGVAIATLGFASFPAFTVILEGLLFRERIRRNEAVLVLLVSIGLVLVTPAFDLASEATSGLLWALLSGLLFSLLSLTNRAGSGRLPAVQAALWQNLVVGLCLLLFAAPGLAGVAAMDWLWIALLGIFCTGVAHSLFVASLAVIKARTAAVVFAMEPVYGIAVAWAVFAETPTLRMLLGGALIIFAIVLSSRLAAEQPPKQRPLAEGA is encoded by the coding sequence ATGAACCACCGCACCGCCCTAGGCGCCCTGCACATTGGCGCACTGTTCTTCGGCCTGACCGGCGTCTTCGGCAAGCTGGCCGCCAGTGCCAGCCCGGCGATCATCGTGTTCGGCCGCGCCGCCTTCGCCGTTATCGCCCTGGCCCTGTTCGCTAGCCTGGCCGGCCCAGGCTGGCAACGCCTGAGCGGCCAGGACGTGCGCCGCCTGCTGCTCGGCGGGGTGCTGCTGGCCAGCCACTGGGTCAGCTTTTTCATCGCCGTCAAGGTCGGCGGCGTAGCCATCGCCACCCTCGGCTTCGCCAGCTTCCCAGCCTTTACCGTGATCCTCGAAGGCTTGCTGTTCCGCGAACGCATCCGCCGCAACGAGGCCGTGCTGGTACTGTTGGTCAGCATCGGCCTGGTGCTGGTTACGCCGGCATTCGACCTGGCCAGCGAGGCCACCAGCGGCTTGCTTTGGGCACTGCTCTCGGGGCTGCTGTTCTCGCTGCTGTCACTCACCAACCGTGCCGGCTCCGGCCGCCTGCCGGCGGTGCAGGCGGCGCTGTGGCAGAACCTGGTGGTCGGCCTGTGCCTGCTGCTGTTCGCCGCCCCTGGCCTGGCCGGCGTCGCAGCCATGGACTGGCTGTGGATTGCCCTGCTCGGCATCTTCTGCACCGGCGTGGCGCACAGCCTGTTCGTCGCCAGCCTGGCAGTGATCAAGGCGCGCACCGCCGCTGTGGTGTTTGCCATGGAGCCGGTTTACGGCATTGCCGTGGCCTGGGCGGTGTTCGCCGAAACTCCGACCCTGCGCATGCTGCTGGGTGGCGCGCTGATCATCTTCGCCATCGTGCTGTCCAGCCGCCTGGCCGCCGAGCAACCGCCCAAGCAGCGGCCACTGGCCGAGGGCGCCTGA
- a CDS encoding SelT/SelW/SelH family protein: MADSKPEIVITYCTQCQWLLRAAWLAQELLSTFADDLGRVALEPGTGGIFRITCNGVQIWERKADGGFPEAKVLKQRVRDQIDPQRDLGHNDR; encoded by the coding sequence ATGGCCGACAGCAAACCGGAAATCGTCATCACGTATTGCACGCAGTGCCAGTGGCTGCTGCGTGCTGCCTGGCTGGCCCAGGAACTGCTCAGCACCTTCGCCGACGACCTTGGCCGGGTAGCGCTGGAGCCTGGTACCGGCGGTATCTTCCGCATTACCTGCAATGGCGTGCAGATCTGGGAGCGCAAGGCCGACGGTGGCTTCCCTGAGGCCAAGGTGCTGAAGCAGCGGGTGCGTGACCAGATCGACCCACAGCGTGACCTTGGCCACAACGATCGCTGA